CGCCGTTAGTACAGAAGTGTGTTGGCGTCGTActaatttcattaataatttaGCTCAAACACGTTACTGCGATCCTTTGGAGGGTAAAAATATTTACGCTACTCTATTTCCGCGACCAATTGTAAGTGAAAATGAGGTTAGCAAGGTACATCCAAAGGAGAAATTTATATTGGTCACCACGCGCATGGATACGACGGGGTTGTTTGAAGGTGTTTATGGTAAgtgattttattaattaaattgtatatgtatagaaaataatttcactATATCACAATTAAGATATAAAGTTGGgatttcattcccgggaatatgTGTTTTGGAAATTgtcgggaatttctttataatttttcatcttaaagttacaatattaaaattcgTTGCGATtgccaaattttaattattgtattATATCCATAGGTTTTTCGGTTCAGTTGGCATAGAAACATTACGATagaagaatgaatcaaattgaaattttatgttctaaaaggaaattcaaaaaaataactatattattggtttaaatttgtttatctgtagatttgaaaaattttatttcgaaaataactaCGTATGTTTTACAGATTTAAcatagtcgaaattcttaagttttttttaattaaacaatagaatttattgattttataccgaTTAAAACTACGGGCGTGACAATACCGttcaaatgccactattaaaaaTGGTAGAAcaacattgtacaaccaaatatagttacgtattttatacttcttttaaaacgcTGGTGAAATTATAACACAATTTCTTCCAAAAACTAAATTCACTggttttaggtttaatttagtactaaaaaattcccgggaattcccgggactgaaaatatttttcaatttcctCCCTGGAAAGAAAAAATTCcaggaaattaggaaccctacatTAGACCTTACCCGTTCaaaatttagtaaaacttgGAACACTGGTTATTTAtggttattcaaaattttaagttgtttAGAAATTTTCAATACACTTTGGTTTGTGTTTTATCGAGTTTCAAAGCTCAAATTGTATATATGAATTGTGAAGTGCTcacaaacaactttaattttataattaggggtttaattgaaatattaatgTTTTCTAAAATCTAAAGTAAGTTGggataataaactttttaaagatTATTAATAACCTGTGACCGAATGTatcgggttcactttcatttcagttgtaaattctcattcgcagaaaattaaaaattatttgttgttatattACTAATAGAGTGATTTAttagagaacattttaggttagtGGTTGAGAGAAACAAAGTTCCACAAATTtcgagttattttgaaaaaaaaactgtaacacACTTTTAGACcgattgaaaaattttaaacaattatggaaatacaaagaattaagcttgtatgcataaaatgtattttccaaGAAATCtataatagttattttaattttttctatgaaaacctattttttgcacagtgttttaaagacaattttatatcgtcaccttaaatgcaaacggacgtaactacaattttatttttattttttacaggagaagcaaaaatcgttataaaatcaataataataataaagtaatcTCCGCAATTTTTTGcgtttgaatttctttaataaaattgtaatttttgatcGGAGGGGTCTAAAAATTTGCGTGAGCAATAgtcaatcaaaaactcgatttttaatttttgtctagttacgtccgtttgcatttaggGTGGCGATATACAAACAAACGatacattacttgttaaaattgatttatatttgGAATGGttatttattcactttttcgaaaaaagttggaaaaaattttaacttgtaaaataatatataaagtttttttgttttttcttattcatatgcgctgggggagaaaatactaaaaaatttgttaatgaaaagtagaataaattttgcaattttcatcCGATGTTTTGttaagtactaaattttatttataaattggtATAAATAGGCAATGACAATCtactaaaatcaaatatttttaacaaaaacaatacttatggctagagggcggattttcatgcatttattattggaaaatatgcgcctaaaaagcCAAAATATGacttacaaattaaataattataattatgtgcaaaatcataaaataattaactatagatagcgaaaatccaaaaaattacaccacAGAGTTTCCAGCAGATAGGAATCTTTAAATTACTAACTAAATAGTtagccccattttctcaatctctggttatcgtttttcgtaatgATATACATCcagttaatataatttttgtatgaatactGTCAGTATATCGCCACGATAAAAAACCAGAGATTGAGGAAATTGGGcttaatgttttgaaattataattttgcttCCGAGAATACAATCAATATATTAATTCTAATATATTGGCATTAATACTTGTTTAACGCCAAAATCTTTAGAACCTCCATCATGCGACTTGCCTTTTAAAATCATCCGAATATTGATCGTGCAGTAGAGTAGCAACCAAGTTTAATTTTCATCTCGTGTGTATGTGAAGTTACAAACAACATCATTCTATAATGAAATCTCTATTAAATCgaaattgcgatgaaaataaaatatgaatgtatttgatacaattaatgaattttggatactttaaaaaaattctgtaaaatttgttgaagcaaaattttttgtaagTCCCGGTCAACACTGTGAATTTgctgaaaaacatttttaaattatacttctAAAATGCATTCGTGTCACAcagcgaagtttttgcttttcagtttttgacattcctgtacagaacgaatatgaacgaataaatgtggatgaaatactcaacaaaaacttcatgtacatgaaacagagtacccttttccattcctctttcactttcatcaacaaaatcaaatgttttCGGCAAATGTTTCAAAGCATGGATGGGgacaaatgataatttttaattgctGTTAGAGAAATAAGGAAGACTTACTAGCAGTTTCTCGATGGCTAAAGAAGTTAGTCGACAACATTTGAGGCTATTTATATaactatttcgaaaaaatctttttatcgAGACAATATACATATGACCCATTAAcgacaataaataatatttatagataaaaaatataaatatgcattttgaaataaaatataacaaaataagcattatcaataaaatatgcaaaaatatgccttAAGAAATCGATGCCTGTTTACATCAAAATGTGTGATTCgaatagataattagtctacatggTATTcagacgttcgagaaaaaacttacaaatgcatcaaaaaatgcacgtcatttagaattatttttttttttgataacttcGGAatttaagtgtttctaaaattttttactaaatttgtagtgtactcagcaagacctataacccacgctaagTAGTTATCcaagttttgtaaatatttacaacATATTTAAGTTTACATTTCATTTTGAAGTTAATCCTTGCTACTGGCGTCTGCCCAAAAAACATGGACCCTGAGCAAATTCAAGCACAGTAGACAAAATGtcgtgaaataaatttttggtaaaaaaaattggataaacaaaaatttaggtggaaaacatttttaacacaaCCTTCCTGTATGAAAGCTAGTGCGAGACTAACAACATTTGTTAATTCTTGTACAATCGCAACAGTTCTTTGTGACTGTCCCGAACtggtgattttacctatcatttaggatgacaactagttacatggctacttttttttaacacgtgcatgtgcTAAACAGGGGATTATTGGACCGTTTTTGATTACagtgagactgtctgatagctggtccaaagtagtcaacgcattggattcacataccatGAAAAAAGAATACAAAGTTAATAAGATATATTCAGACCAATAACCAatttgcttgtaaacaaacctttccCATCAACTCTCCAACAGATAatttctggtgggtaaaataactgaTGTCTAAAGAGCAGAAAAACATATACGTTTAAGTGACTACATTGTAGATGaattagagacactaaagtgacaaatgTCTTCACGCAAGTTTACATGTCGAAAGAGTATCTGTTACTATGCCGAATATATTCTTTCGCGCACGCGCAGTTAAAAGTGTTttagcggatctcaacataaataagtctaATGGGGCTGGTGGTATACCAACACTGGTCTTGAATCAGTGCTCTTCGAtgctagctcgtccattagctaaccttttcagcacttgataccgtgccggcaaatttcataaaaaaggaGAGGAcaacaaccctgaaaattatcgcccaatagcaatttgttctgcactttccaaagtcatgaagagtatggttaactaccatcttgtgaaatatttagagtccatttactcagcgaccggcagtatggctttcgtagaggacgctctacgggagaccTGCTAGCCTTcttatcggaaaaatggtgtcgtacCATACatcgttttggcgaaagtaaagtggtggctctagatatttctaaagcgtttgatagagtatggcatggtgcgcttttagcaaaacttattgcttttggtgtcggtaatagcttctctcgatttatatcgagctttctcagagatcgcactatacgagttgttatagatggaatctcatcaaacgagttcaagataaattcaggggtaccacaaggctccgttctttctcctactctatttcttatctttataaatgACAGCTGTCATCTTTATAaattgcagatgacagcaacatttgccattcatatgcattcaattatagaccaagcctttcggagattggggcaatgaggcaaaacatgaatgatacgcttaaccaagatcttgtgacaatctctgaatggggttgtgcgaataaagtcgatttcaacgcatgcaagactcaatgttgtatgttaacacacaaacgcacaacagatcatgttgctccatctgtattcatgggtggtgtaaatattaaggaatcagaagctcttgatgttctaggcatgagtattcagtgcgatgtccgctggacaaaacacatttttcgagtgtcgaaagaagcgttcaagtgccttggttttccatctgatctccttactatttacaccacttatatccgacctaaaatggaatacaactctcatgtgtgggccggtgcttcgaagtctattttggagttactcgaccgcgtacaggagagggcgaaggtgcttatcggtgacagtagggtatccagctctattgactcactggaccATCgacgcaatgtgggttgtgtttcactgttctaccgatactacaatggtatgtgctctgcagaaattagggaacttgtttcagaaacccgtagttttttacgcaacacacgttcttcggcaagggctcatcaattcgttgtcgactggacagtggatcgcacaacacattacagagaaaattcgttctttagccgtactatccgtatgtggaataagcttcctcctgaagtctttcctgtcactttcaatataggaaaattcaaatctaatgtccacaaacactactccctctatcctccctacCATAACCCATTTTCCTAGTGTTGGtccaagaaaaacaaaattaaaaacggaatgtcAAACTGGTCAACAAGTCCGTGGCttatctgtcagttgactcctgtcaaaatttgaacaagctgtgtcatttagtttgagtttgacagccattgagagctcgtgacttgaggagaattttgaaaaagtgcattattttttgcagaaaaaacCCTTACTCAAATCAAGGCTAAACTTTACGGAATATCGTTGTGGTTGTTTCCACGGAAGATGCTGAAGGTGGGTTTCTTGGGGTCAATGAAGGCCATGGTTTATCCCGTTTTTTAGATGCACTCTGACTACCTTCAAAAGTGTTAACAATCAATGGCAAATATGTCAACTTATTGAGTCGATTTAATGAGGATTTAAAGGAAACGACCGCAGttacccaaaaaaaaagttctttttcacCAGGACAATGCAAGGGTGAACACATGTGCAGCTTCCAtttcaaaaatccatgaatttcTCCCTCATCCGctctattctccggatttagcaccTGTTTCAAATCCGAATATTTGAAAAGAGATTTGTCTCCTACGATAAAATGATCTCGCAAGCAAATACCttttttgatgacctcgacaaatattatttttttgaaagggaTACAGAAAGtacatagagctcaaaggagactatattgttttttatccaaaaacctgtgtttcattcaaaatgtCTTAGTCATGGTGaagtttataaaaacaaaaataaaattacattttgtaaaggATCTTATTTGCTTAGGATTGTAGGCACGTGCTAAGTTTTCTATACTCACTTAGAGTTATCTTTTAGATTAAgtattgtttacttttttattgcaataatgTGAGAATTAAAACATTTGCTTTTCAAGCCTAAAAACACTTGCACATCAGAATATATCTTTACATAAAAACATTCCCCATCCTTAGATAAAAATTATCTCATTAAAATTTACCTGTTATTAGCAACCTCttttcaaacaaacaaataaacattgaaTATACTACACACATGTATGTacgtaaatacatacaatacaaacataaatatatttagcaTAAGGTGTTTTTTGCCGGAAATAACAAtagttttgaaaaagttttaatgcCCCACACCACATTCATGCTagcagacaattttcttatacatatacataaaaagaaaaggtgaaaatttatttattttcaaacgaAACCGTTAACAGAACCAACCACCAtcaataaacaacaaaacaacttaaaaaaataaaaaaaaaataatagaaataccAAATTGGTAAAAATCGCCAACTGCAACACGCAATATTCAAAGGATAATCAAATGAAATGATAAATGAACTACAGGACTACAATACTTACATATACCTACAAAATAAACAACTGTTtggagaaaattccaaaaaaataatacataaataaacacaaaattatattttgaataataaaataataaaaaaatacaaactcaTACATTGGCAAACAGGCACACATTTTTACTCAATCCCTCACAGGTGAACCATACACCTACTACTACTTACTGCTACTCACTACCCAGTTGACATACACACGGACACATGTTCCCTGTTTGAGCCATGTAGACAAGTGCATTTTTATCGTCAACGTTTAAATAAAACGACGGTTAGAAATTGTATAGTCAACGAAGCGTAATAATAAACCACCACCGAAATTAGGAGTATGTAGTGGTAtaggcaattgttatttgtaataagctagttgttgttattgctgttgttgttggttaCCTAGCCAACGCCAGGAAACAACACTGAAAATATATACTATATACATCCTTTGGAAAAATccttaaaattatttgtaaacgAACGCTAAACCACGTAAGAATAACGTCACTTTTTCACCGAAccaacgaaaattcaaaaagaaacaTTCTTTAGTGCTCCTGAGTTTGTGACGATCGTTGCAGGACGAGGACTCCAATATGACCACCAGATTGGCAGCGCCTAGAAATTTTGTCTTAACGTCGACAACGACAGCCGGAATAATAAATTCTCCTACGTTGAGTATTGTGTCCCCAGCTACGGATACTATAACAACCGATTCAACGGTTTTGCCATGTGTCGTCAATAATACAACCGATTCAGCGGCAATCGTGGTAACTAGGGACCCCTCCTCTTCTTGCCATAACGCACAACAAGAAGTGTATCAGTACATTACTGCCGAATCTTTGCAAGATGTTATGACAACACATACAGCGTTGGCCAGCGTAGAGGAGCATTaccatcagcagcagcagcaccaGCAGCAGTTTAGCGGTAATTTGCACCAACAAGCgcatcatcatcagcaacaacaacaacaggagCAGGAAGAGTTATCCATCATAAATTTGTTAGTGCCCATGGAAAATAATGACACTTCCAGCAACGAGGCCCAAACCGCCACCACCATGGATACTTTGGTTGGCATTAAGGATGGAGTTTTAGATTTGGTTAATCATGTTGATCAGGATGAAGCTTGCCCACAATACATCACCGTCACCGTGTCCACCCAAGATGCGGGACAAAATTATCAAGTGCAATATGTAGATGCCGAAGAATTGTATCAGGCCTCCAATGCCACCCAAACTCAAATCACTTATCCCTTTTGTCCCATACAAGAATATCAAACAAATCAATCAACGTTTTACACCACATCCACTGGTAACTTTAGCAGTAGTGATGGCACTCAACTAACCGGCAATACTTCTCATAATGACACCTCGTTAATGCCTTATTTGGTGCCCGTAGAAGAAGGCATGCTAATTAACACTTCCTCTGAGGATTTGCACAGTTCTCCCCAAACACCCAATTCCTCCTCTAATACCCTGGTGGGAACACAGTGTATGAGTTCAGCCAATGAACACGAATTGGATGATAATTCCATGGAAACAGATCTAAATCATATGGGTGGTTCGAACAAAATTGCCTCGGCCACCattaaatggttgtcacaaaacTACGAGACTGCCGAGGGAGTAAGTCTGCCCAGATCTACTCTCTACAACCACTATATACAGCACTGTACCGAGTCCAAAATAGAACCGGTTAATGCAGCTAGTTTTGGCAAATTAATAAGATCTGTGTTCGCCGGTTTACGCACCCGGCGCTTGGGTACTCGTGGCAATTCTAAATATCACTATTACGGTATTCGTATTAAACCAGATTCAATACTCAAACAGCAACTAAGTCAAGACGAGTGCTCCTCTTCTCCCTCCCAGCAAGCCACAACTTCGGTAGATCCTCActccaacaacaaaaataacaatcaaGCTTCAGCATCTGGCTGTTCTTCCAGCCACAAATCCATCAACAAACCTCTGAAAAGATTAATTTTCAAGCCGGAATCTTATGCCGCCTGTGCTAAGTTTTTGGGTGACGGCACAGGTGCTTTGCCCACATTCCCTTTGCTGGAACTGGATCACACTTGCCCGGCGGAATTAAATACCCAAGATTTGGAATTATTTCGCTTGAAATATCAAGAACATTGTGAAAAGTTTCTGGATGCCAtaataaatttggaatttaaTACCATCGAGTATTTGTGGCGTGAATTCTGGTCTACCGATCATCATGATTCTATGCTCAGCTTATCGCGCTCCAAATTAAAATTACTTTCTCTTTCGTCGGTTGTGCAGAATTTTGTGCGCACTGTTGATTATCAGTTCTTTCAGAATTTGGTGGACGTTATAATACCCGATGTTCTGAGATCCGTACCCAATGCCTTGACACAAGCCGTTCGTAGTTTGGCCAAACATATGGATGCATGGATATGCGAAGCCATGTTGGGTATACCCGAACAAATGGTGCAGATAAAAACTTCAACTGTTTCGGCATTCTGTCAAATCCTAAAACGTTACACCTCGCTCAATCATTTGGCTCAAGCTTCTAGAGCAGTACTTCATAATAGCACTCAAATTACACAAATGTTGGCCGATTTTAACCGTGTGGATTTTCCAAATGTCCAGGAACAGGCCGCCTGGGTGTGCCAATGTGATCCGGCCTTGGTTCAGCGTCTGGAGAATGATTTTAAGACCACCCTGCAACAGCAGAGTTCGTTGGAACAGTGGGCCTCATGGCTGCAATTGGTGGCGGATTCGGCTCTTCAGGAATATCGTGGTAAATCCTGTTATCCCAAGGCAGCTCGACAGTTTCTGTTAAAGTGGAGTTTTTACAGTTCTTTGGTTATTCGAGATTTAACCTTAAGATCGGCTCCAAGTTTTGGTAGTTTTCATTTGATACGTTTACTCTACGATGAGTACATGTTCTATGTGGTGGAGAACAAGATAGCCGAGGCTCAAGAAAAGACCGCCATAGCGGTAATATGTGATCGTTTACAAAATCATGTTGACTTTGAATTGGACTATCAATTGGAGTTGATAGCGGCCGATGTAACAAATTCTGAGCCATCAGCAAAACGCATGAAACAAgagtgaatttaatttaaacaaaaaaaaaaaaaaccaaagcaatgaaaaagcaatttaaattattaaactgGAATACTTATTTTCCGTATAATAAATGAATAACGTTTGCTCATGATATTTATTACTCTTACATTAAGTATTTTATCATTAATTCAATGTATTTATTAACTTGGTGGCCTTATGTGCAATATAAAGTGCCTTCAATATCTTAAAGctcaaaaacaatttaactaagtatataaacatatatattttatcttaTTTATCTAATGGctcaatttacatacatatatgatgtATTACGAAACATATTCTAGTCCCCCCCCCAGTattttataagtatttaattgaattgtcttaacaattttatttattttcaaataaataagttttaaattaaagtaatatgagttttgttttattaaatatttaatatcttCACTAAACTAGAGTCCTGGTACTTATTTGATTACAGCATTAAATTTGGATGATGTTAGCAAACGAAGCTTTTGCTTCATTATTCTTTGTGGAATATTAATTCTTGCACCGCCATCTGGTGAAATTTGTGTCCCTAGTAGCAGAATTTTTCTACCGATTCGAAGAATTGATCATATATAGGGAAAGGCTGTGAATTGAGAGTGTTACAACAAGGGTTCCTAATGGGGACAAATTTCCCCGAATTTTTTGTCGCGAATTTTCGGGAATTCCTGAATTAACTTTTCTTGCAGATCGACTTAATACAATAAaagttcttaaaggaattattaagcccccagactagacgatagtgtgatgggctatcaatctgagggttgcgggttcgattcccgccagagactctgggtgtatctgcagacaagcaataagcttcgcagtttgt
The nucleotide sequence above comes from Calliphora vicina chromosome 1, idCalVici1.1, whole genome shotgun sequence. Encoded proteins:
- the LOC135964149 gene encoding DNA-binding protein RFX2-like, with protein sequence MTTRLAAPRNFVLTSTTTAGIINSPTLSIVSPATDTITTDSTVLPCVVNNTTDSAAIVVTRDPSSSCHNAQQEVYQYITAESLQDVMTTHTALASVEEHYHQQQQHQQQFSGNLHQQAHHHQQQQQQEQEELSIINLLVPMENNDTSSNEAQTATTMDTLVGIKDGVLDLVNHVDQDEACPQYITVTVSTQDAGQNYQVQYVDAEELYQASNATQTQITYPFCPIQEYQTNQSTFYTTSTGNFSSSDGTQLTGNTSHNDTSLMPYLVPVEEGMLINTSSEDLHSSPQTPNSSSNTLVGTQCMSSANEHELDDNSMETDLNHMGGSNKIASATIKWLSQNYETAEGVSLPRSTLYNHYIQHCTESKIEPVNAASFGKLIRSVFAGLRTRRLGTRGNSKYHYYGIRIKPDSILKQQLSQDECSSSPSQQATTSVDPHSNNKNNNQASASGCSSSHKSINKPLKRLIFKPESYAACAKFLGDGTGALPTFPLLELDHTCPAELNTQDLELFRLKYQEHCEKFLDAIINLEFNTIEYLWREFWSTDHHDSMLSLSRSKLKLLSLSSVVQNFVRTVDYQFFQNLVDVIIPDVLRSVPNALTQAVRSLAKHMDAWICEAMLGIPEQMVQIKTSTVSAFCQILKRYTSLNHLAQASRAVLHNSTQITQMLADFNRVDFPNVQEQAAWVCQCDPALVQRLENDFKTTLQQQSSLEQWASWLQLVADSALQEYRGKSCYPKAARQFLLKWSFYSSLVIRDLTLRSAPSFGSFHLIRLLYDEYMFYVVENKIAEAQEKTAIAVICDRLQNHVDFELDYQLELIAADVTNSEPSAKRMKQE